The nucleotide sequence GCGATCTGCGCATTGAGATAGTCGGTGGTGGCCTGGGCATTCACCCGCAGCATCCGATGCATCAGGTCGGGGCGTCCATATGCCATGCTCTTGATCAGGCGGTAATCGTCGCTGCCCTTGCCTTCCACCATGTAACAGGCGATGGTCCAGGGGCTGCCCGCGAAGCCGATCAGCGGCACGCGCCCGTTCAGTTCGCGGCGGATCAGGGACACGGCGTCGAACACGTAGCGCAGGCTGTCCATATCGGGCGGCATCAATGCCGCGACGTCGGCCTCGGTGCGCACGGGCCGCTCGAAATGCGGCCCTTCCCCCGCGCGGAAGTCCAGCCCCAGGCCCATGGCATCGGGGATGGTCAGGATATCGGAGAACAGGATGGCCGCATCCAAGGGGTACCGCTCCAGGGGCTGCAATGTGACCTCGGCGGCATGGTCGGGGTTCTGTGCCAGTCCCAGGAACGATCCGGCCCGCGCCCGGGTGGCGTTGTATTCGGGCAGGTAGCGGCCGGCTTGCCGCATCAGCCACACCGGCGTATAGGGCACCGGCTGGCGCAGCAAGGCGCGCAGGAATACATCGTTTTGCAAAGGGACGGCGGACACGGCATTCCTTGAAAAATCCAAGCCGTCGATTTTACCCGCCGGGCCGTCCCGGCCGTACGGCCGCGCAGGGTTTGCCCGCCCGGGGACGGGTCGCGCGCGCCTGGGGCGGGCCCGTCCGCGCGGCGGATGGAGGCGCTCATTCGCCCGCATTCTTGTAGTCCTGGCGCGGCCGATAAGGTGCTGCATCGATATGGTGCTTGCGCATCAAGGCCCAGAATGCCCGCCGGTGCTTGGCCGACGCGCGCGCGGCGCGCGCCACGTTGCCGGCGTGGCGCGACAAGGCCGTGCGGACATAGTCGCGCTCGAAACTGTCCACCACACGTGACTTGGCGATGCGAAAGGGCTCGTCGGGATGCACGCGCGGCGCCGCCTGGATGGCGAGCAGGCTGCTATCGATGGCTTCCCGGGACAAGCGCGGCCGCGCGTCGCCGCGCGGCGCCCGGGCTTCGCAATGAAACAGCGACCGCCTGGCGGTGGCGGCCGCCGCCGCGACCGGCCAGGCGCCGGCGTCGCCATTCGGGTAATGCGTCGTCGGCTCTTGAAATGCCTGGCCCACCGCCGAGCCCGGGACGGCACCGGGCGCCGATGCGACGGCCGCACGCCGGTACGGGTCCATCGCGGCATCTTCCGGCACGCAGTGGCCCAAAGGCGCCGGGGCGCCGCGCGGGCCGCGATATCCCTGCGGCGGCCGCGCCCCATCAGCCGGCGGATATCCCTCGCCGCCCGCAGGCGGGCCACCGGCCCCCAGGCCTGCCTGCGCTTCGCTTCCGGCTGGACGGCGCCCCGCCACGCGGTCCACCCGCACACGCAGCTCTTCCGGGCACAAGGGATCGCGCACGAAATCGCACATGCCGAGCGCCAGCAGATCCTGG is from Bordetella bronchialis and encodes:
- the hemE gene encoding uroporphyrinogen decarboxylase; this translates as MSAVPLQNDVFLRALLRQPVPYTPVWLMRQAGRYLPEYNATRARAGSFLGLAQNPDHAAEVTLQPLERYPLDAAILFSDILTIPDAMGLGLDFRAGEGPHFERPVRTEADVAALMPPDMDSLRYVFDAVSLIRRELNGRVPLIGFAGSPWTIACYMVEGKGSDDYRLIKSMAYGRPDLMHRMLRVNAQATTDYLNAQIAAGAQAVMLFDSWGGVLADGLFQEYSLAYTRQVIDGLTRERDGRRVPAIVFTKGGGLWLEDIAGCGADAVGVDWTVNLRRARARVNDAVALQGNLDPMALFAGGAAVRAQARRVIDDFGPVGRGGHVFNLGHGISQFTPPDAVAELVDEVHAYSRAFHAAPA